CTTCAGTTATCTCAAACTTGCCTGCTAGATTTTTACATTTTGGTCAATTTAAATAAATTACTGGGGCAATGGTCATCAATCCTTAATCTAGGCATATTTTCTGAACATGTGTAATGcagatttataaaattaaaaatagaataaaaatttaataactcTTGTTTAATAGAGATGAGTGACAATTTACCtgttaacaaatttattttatgtattagaAACTATGTTGAATTAGTGATCTGGTGAATTTACTGGTGGGTAAGATTTTTAGAACAAATTAATTCCTATCTTAATAATAGAGTCCTTGAGTGCCTCCTCTTAGACTTTTTCTTCTTGGCTGTGTTCATTGGTGAGGAGGTGTCAGGATGGGGTTTGGGATTGCATCGTTGGCCATTGTTGTGTGTGCTTTGTGATGGAGAGGGGAGGTCTACTGAGTGTAGTTGGGATCATGGCTTTCTCGCATGTTCTGTGGCATTCTAGATCATAGGTGATCTTGGCCAGAGGGACGGCATTCATAAGTGAACTCTCTAACACAGTTAAAGGACAAGTTTTAACTATTTTTACCATCAAACCTTTTCAAAGAGTTTCTTACCAAGAGACATACTGGCTGGTTTAATTCTCCCCAGCCGCACACAGGCTGCACCCACACTAGGGATGACAACGAACATTCTAGTCCCATCCCTTCATAACAAAGCTGGGCGGCGTGTTGGCATTGCCCTCCTCCAGAGCTTGAGTCTTGTTGAACACTCAGCTCAGGCTGACGGTTAAGACGTAGCCCGGGTACCTAGCCCTTAATGACTAAATCGGGGCCTGGCTTTGGCTGGTTTTCAAAATGGAGTCAAGCTCTGTGGGAACAACGTCAGGATGCTGCAGAATTTGGTCATGATTaatttgttgttgtgaggtgctgtcaagtccatttcaactcgtagcggccctataggacagggtagaactaccccatagaggttcctaggcagtaatctttatgggagcagaccaccaagcctttactcctgtggagctgctgggtgagtgcaaactgccaacctctcagttagcagctgagcacccacCTAACTGTTGTGCCACACGGGCCCCTTATGATTAATTTAGTGATTTTATCTTCAAGTGAGAGCCCTAGGTCCTAGGACGTGTTTTGGGCTGTGAATCAGAAAACGTCCTGATTTTGCCTTCACTGTGGAATTGGAGAGTCCCTAATTTGCTctgggcctccatttcctcatgtcTGAAATATAAAGGGATGACAGTTCTATACACCTGATTTTACTTGTTTTTGGCTTTAATGTTCTAGAATGGTTGGCTGATTTTGTAGGTGTTATGTAATTGGATATGTCCAGTGTCAGTCTTACTTCATGTCTaaaacacccactgctgtcgagtcaattctgactcatagcaaccctacaagacagagtagaactgccccacagggtttccaaggagcgcctggtggattcgaactgctgaccttttggttagcagccgtagcacttaaccactacaccaccagggtttcctacttcaTGTCATATACAGTTGATTGGTGCTGTGTTAAAGGTAGATTTGCTCGACTGTTTGGGGATTGCTCATTGGGCAAATGGCATTTTAAATTAATAGAGTAACTGGAATTCTAACTTGGTTTCTCTCTACATTTGGCAACTTTTTATGAAGTGTTATTGTTTGGGGAGGAAGAAGTTATATGTAACAGCCTAGGTTAGATTTGTTGTTGCCCTTGCAGCTTGGGTAGGCCTTTGAAAGCAAACTGAAATAAACCCAGGTGGGCACTTTACCACTTAGTATCAGTTCAACCATGACATAACCGGCTCCATGTGTTGTAGAAACTTGTTTATGGTTTAAATAATGAATGTAGCTTGTAGGTATTAAGAAAAGCCTGAAaatctcttttcttcttccttttgaaATTATCCCTcccttaaggctttttttttttttaaggcagaacCTAAAGTccataacaaaaggaaagaaataccAAGTGAGTCTTGGTGTTGACTGCAGTTTTCAAGTTCTAAAGAGAGAAAGTCAGGTGTACAGAATTGAccttttaagaaattattttaaggcagctttatttttttaaaaaaagaaaaaaaaaaaaccataactgTTAAATGAATTTGGGTTAATACTTTTAATGTTTTACAACTCCTGTTGAAATGTTTAAAGTTTGATTCTGAGATGGGTCTTTTCGGTAAGTATAATATGCTATtttgtattttacatattttttttgcaTAAGTTGGTTTAATCTCAGCTTATTCAATATCTCACTCATGTCAGTGAAGTGGTCATATCTTAGATCACGAATATGAAAGTGGTTTGGAAAGTCACACCACTGTGCCAACACAGAGGAGGATGGCTGTGTGGTCATTGGTCTTTTTAAATGCTTGACCCTGAACTCTGTAGTTTCCCTGTTACGACGTGATGCCACACCGAGACTCATGGCTGTGTTCCTGTAGTGGGGGCACTTTAGAACCACTCACAGttgtttctctgtttcattttacTGAAGGATTGGAACACGTTTCTGCTGCGGTTTAATGATTTGGACTTGTGTGTATCAGAGAATGAAACACTAAAGCATCTCACAAATGACACCACAACTCCAGAAAGCACAATGACCAGCGGGCAGGCCAGAGTGTCCACCCAGTCCCCCCAGGCCCTGGAGGATTCAGGCCCCGTTAACATCTCAGTTGCAATCACCCTAACCCTGGACCCACTCAAGCCTTTTGGAGGGTACTCTCGCAACGTCACCCATCTGTACTCGACCATCTTGGGGCATCAGATTGGACTGTCAGGTATGTACATGTTAGTTGTTTCCTTCCGGACTTTCTCCAGCAACAATGCTTGCAAGACAGAGAGTGGTAGCAGTGTATGGTTTTACTTACCACTCAGTTTTTCATTTTTGCCtgtgtgtttccttttgttgagtTTGGACTACACGAAGTCAAGAAGGACCCTTTTCATTccctgaaaatacaataaaatacgatttaaaaataaatgaataaaataaggggggaaaaaagaagggACCATTTTAACTAATAAAGTGCTTTGAATGCGGTAGGCACTAAATAAAAAGCCTGTAAGAGTGAGAAACTGAGGAGGCCCTGTTTGGCCTTAATATTTACTTAATGAAGATAATTTTTAATTCAGGCTTATCCTCTTCAGAGTTTAATACTTATTACACATATTGCTACCAGCCTACACATGTTTGTTTGAACACCCTGTGTTTGTTCAGCACTGTGCTGGCTGCTGGGAACAACTAGAAAAAGCCTAAGACCTAGTCTCTGTCCTTTGGAATTTTGGGATTCTGGGAGAGGCAAGGATAATGTGAATTGATATTTACCAAGCACTTAAGATAGCTCCTGGCACCAAGGAAATGCTATATAAGTGATtgttaaataatattaaaaagtaaCATGTATAAAACGTTGAGCAGTGCCCTTTGGCCAGTAGTAACCCAGTGACAGACTTTGATTTGGGAGGAGGGAGAAAGCCGCGGAGGCTAGAATAGTCCGGAAGGGCTTCGTGCAGGAGGCCTGGGCCTTGGAACAATAATCGTTGGTTCTTTGACTACCAGAAACCTTTTGTCCCTTTCGTGCCTGGTGGTATGTACAATGACCatgaactttttcagcctctggggtttgTTGGGAAGCTGCTGCACCATTGGCAGTGcgaggcaggggcctttatgactgttggAAACTGAAGAAACAGGCGTGTGCCGCAAatgactgtttttacagggtCTTATATGAAGTGTCTGAATTTATGGtaggaaaaagagaaattttgaaaatttttatttgttaaacatATGTACCAGTAGACCCCAGTGGGGACTCTGAGGTATAATTAGCGATACTTAatatgtaccactaaacacttagggtaggcttgtgggagggggcaagaaaaaaaatccgtattacctaccagaaattcagacacactcagtgattcagcatgcttccactgatgaaaacacatggtagcaataaaaaattaaagcagaaaataataggtCACCAACAGTTTAACGTCCCTGAAGGCACACGGGCATACCCGTCGGCCTCCCATTGGCTGTCACAGGTGAGAGCTGCTCCCGGGATCATCAAGGCAAGGAACTTCTGGGTTTCCCATGTAGCAAGGAGACCTTTTTCATTTGTGGAGTTAATTTAGCTTCGTCACTAACCAAAGTCCGTTAAACCCTCTGACCCTCAGAGCGGAACAGTGACATTTTGGTCACGTTCATGAGACTCTGGTGAGTTGTGGGTGAAATAGTACCTATAGAGGCAGTTGGAGAACGGTGAGTGTGCCATACAAATGCTAAGCCTGTGGTGACGATTCACCCAGCTCCAGCTCTCCAACTTGGATGGTGCCTGGGCCCTGACTGGAAAGTGGCCTCTCTCCACTTGCCACGTTGTGGCGCTACCGGCTGAGCAGGCCTTGTCATCTGGACCGGGACTGTGGCCCCATCTCCACATGTATCTGCTGTTCCTAAGAACCCACACAGGCAGGCGTCCGGCCTGATTGGTGATTCCCCAGTGGGTTGACTTCAGGCCTTCGAAGCCCAGGGAGTAATAAATGTGTGCCTGCTTGCCTTCCTTCTCTTCTGTAGGCAGGGAGGCCCACGAGGAGATAAACATCACCTTCACACTGCCCACCGCCTGGAGCTCTGACGACTGTGCTCTCCACGGGCACTGTGAGCAGGTGGTGTTCACGGCCTGCATGACCCTCACAGCCGCGCTCAGTGTGTTTCCTGTCACCGTGTAAGTGGTGCCTGGGCCCCAGGGATGTGCGTGAGAAGTGCAGTTACCACAGCGTGATCGGGGGGCTTCGCAGGAGTCCTCAGAGGGGCTGGAGTTACCACTGCTGGGATCTGTCTGACGAGTTACTCCGTTTCATTTAGAATTCTAGAGGTAGAATCCCTGCACGTAAACATCAGAAAGTTAGTGCTTCAGGCAGATGATAAGAGCCTGTTGTTGGAAGTTCTCGGGCTGCCTTTGCTGCGGGATTAGAAGCAGTGTGTCACGGTCAAGATAAATCTGACCTGATCCTGGACTGGTAGACAGAGGCGGCCAGAAGGACCCCTAACTAAGGCACCCGGAAGACCGAGGTTCTGTTCACCTTCATTATCCAGAACGGGTTAGGAGTGTAGTGGagccttcttttcctttagtttAGCCATTACTATTTCTGAAACTTTTGCTTCAATTTAAGTTTTTTGTTATTGGCCTCTTTTTTCTCTGGGAAGGAGATAATGatctattaataaaaattaaaaaaataaaacccattgctatcaagtcgattccaactcatagtgaccctgtaagacagagcagaattgccccatagggtttcctaagctataatctttatggaagcagacggccatatCTTTCCcccgcagagcaactggtgggttctaactgccaacttttgggttagcagccgagcacgtaaccattgagccaccaggaccCCTTGATCTCTAAATAAcccaatccaaacccactgccgtcgagttgattcccactcatagcgaccctataggacagagtagaactgccccttaaaaTAGATACTTGAAATGCACAAGATATAGCCTGTAAAAGACTTGTATGGTGAATCCTTTTCTATGGCGAATCCTTTTTTAGTAAGAATAGTTATCCTGGGTTTGTTCTGTTTTATCAGACAGCTCCAGGTTTGTAGAGCAGGATCAGGTAAATTAAACATCTGGCGGGGAAGTTTGTATGTAAAACCTCCAGGTGCGACTAAGGGCTTAggtaatttcagaaaaaaaacttaaaaggaaCAGGGCCCTCTTTGGCCATATCCCATGTTGAATTCTGAAGGCCCGATCTAACACCCAGACTCCCTAATGTCATGtgcctctttctttttctgtatatgtttatttaaaaaaaaaaaaaaaaaaaagacctcaaactgaAAACGTCATGGCATGTATCACAAAGAAACATGATATTGTCAGAAACATGTATGTGTCTTAGTTTATGTCTCTTCCCCGCACGTGTTGCTACGTTCAGCGTAGTGCCAGGTGCCAGGGAGTGGGGGTGCGGGGACCAAGTGAATGTCTTGGGCTGCTGagccctctttccctctctccctgcagACAGCCGCCACACTGTGTCCCTGACACGTACAGCAATGCCACACTCTGGTACAAGATCTTCACAACTgccagagatgccaacacaaaATACGCTCAAGATTACAATCCTTTCTGGTGTTACAAGGGGGCCATTGGAAAAGTCTATCACGCTTTAAATCCCAAGCTCACAGTTATTGTTCCAGATGTAAGTGAGAAAAGCCGTGTGtgtctgtgcctgtgtgtgtgtgtgtgtggctggggACTGTTAGAACAGGCCCTGTGTATCTCCTGGGGTTGGCCTATCCTGTCTGGATTTTCAGCTGGAATAGCAGACAAGGTGAAGTGGTGGAGACTGGAAAAAACGTGCCCCACTTTGGTCCAGAAAACTGGCCTCAGTCTTCCTTTTCAGCTTCATTGAGTAGCTGCCGTGTACCTAAGTCACAGGATCACCAGAGGTGCTGATACAGCCCTGGTGAGAGAGTACCGATGCCCGCAGACCACTCCTAGCGGAGTGTGTGGTTAGTGCTGATGTGAGCAGTAACTAGTGGTGCTCAGAGTTAAAACAGCACAGGTGAGCCGCCGGGGGAGCTGGCTCACTGGC
The sequence above is drawn from the Elephas maximus indicus isolate mEleMax1 chromosome 12, mEleMax1 primary haplotype, whole genome shotgun sequence genome and encodes:
- the TMEM248 gene encoding transmembrane protein 248 → MLSINPLENLKLYISSRPPLVVFMISVSAMAIAFLTLGYFFKIKEIKSPEMAEDWNTFLLRFNDLDLCVSENETLKHLTNDTTTPESTMTSGQARVSTQSPQALEDSGPVNISVAITLTLDPLKPFGGYSRNVTHLYSTILGHQIGLSGREAHEEINITFTLPTAWSSDDCALHGHCEQVVFTACMTLTAALSVFPVTVQPPHCVPDTYSNATLWYKIFTTARDANTKYAQDYNPFWCYKGAIGKVYHALNPKLTVIVPDDDRSLINLHLMHTSYFLFVMVITMFCYAVIKGRPSKLRQSNPEFCPEKVALAEA